A segment of the Acidobacteriota bacterium genome:
CATAGAATTGAATAGGAGGAATGGATTTGATCTGAGGAATCCGAGCTCCCGATTTTGAAAGAAAGCATATTTTAAAAATAAAAAAGAGTTTTTCATCCCTGGGTAGAATTATCCCCTCTTCAATTAATGGTGTTATTTCCTCTGAGACATCATTGATTTTTTCCCCTTTTTTTTGAGTAACTTTCCATGAAATTAATCTTTCTCCCATTTTACTATTTTCTTCTTTGTGCCCCACCAATGAAAAATCTCCATTATCCTTTACCATCCATCCATTCCAGATCATATGGAGATAGTAATTTCCTGATTCAACAATAGAATTTTCATAGATTTTCCATTCTCCTTTGCATTCCATTTCTAAAGTCAAGTTCCATGTTGGTTCGTCTTTAACCTGTCCTGAGATAATAAAAAATTTTAAAAAAAGTATTAATAGAAGATTATCAAGCATCTTATTCCATAATCTGTATGAATATTTCCACAGTTTTAGGACAGAATTGAATTCTTGAATATTCTTTAAGAATATTTAGGGCAACTTTTTTTGAAAATGCCTTTCTATAAGGTCTATCTGTAGTAAGAGCATCAAAGGTATCAGCAACTGAAATTATTCTTGCCAGAACTGGAATTTCTTCTTCTTTTAATCCTGATGGATATCCACTCCCATTATACCATTCATGGTGATGTTTTATTCCAATTACTGCATCTTCCAATCCTTTTATTTTTTCTAATATTTCAGCTCCGAATTGGGAATGTTTTTTTATAAACTCAAATTCTCCTTTGGTAAGCTTTCCTTTTTTTGTAAGAATTCTATCAGGGATACCAATTTTCCCCACATCATGGAGGATTGATGCAATTCTTAAATTTTCATTTTCTTTTTTGGATAAATTCATTTTTTCAGAAATTTTAAGGGAATAATCAAGAACACGTTTTGTGTGTCCTCCAGTATACGGATCTCTCTTTTCTATAGCTGTTGCCAGAGCGAAAGAAGTTTGGATGAAGATATCTTTAATTTTTTGGTAAAGCCTTGCATTTTCAAGGGCTATTGAAATAGGTGAAGCTAAACCCATTATCTTTTCTTCATCGGAATGGGTAAAATTTTCACCACCTTTTTTATTAAGCAGTTGAAGAACTCCTATTAATTTTTCCTTAGCTATAAGGGGGACTGTGAGGATTGACTTCGTTATGAAATGGGATTCTCTGTCAAAATATTTATTCCATCTAAGATCTTTCTTTACATCCTCAACTATAAGAGGTTTTTTTGTGGAAGCAACCCATCCTGCTATTCCCTGTCCCATTTTTAACCTTTTTTTCTTGATTTTTTCTGCTTTTTCTCCTCTGACCATTCTAAAAAATAATTCATTTTCTTCCTCATCCAGTTCCCATATAGAGCTTGTCTCTGCATTCAGGGTTTTCTCTGCTATCTCCATTGCTTTTTCAAGAACATCTTCAATTTCCAGCGATTTACCAAGAAGTTGAGCTGCGTTCAATAGATTTTTTAGTACTCTGTTTTCTTTTTCTAATATCTTAAAAGAATTTTCCATTTCTCTAATCATTTAAAATACTCGTCAGCTTCTCTATCAAGAAGAACCATTTTTTCCTCTAATTCTTTTCTCAGTTCTTCTATTTGGGAGTCATTCAAATTATCTGGAACTTTAAATCTCTCTCCATAAAAAATTGCACATTTGTTAAAGGGTGAAAATATCAAATGTTTATCCCATCCCTTTAAGATTTTTTTTATTTTGCAGGAAAATGTTAATGGAATAATCGAAGAGCCTGTTTGCTTTGCTAAGTAAAGGGCTCCTGGTTTAAGTTTCCTCCCTGGACCTCGTGGGCCATCTGGAATTATAGCAATGATATTTTGAAATACTTTATCTTTCATCGCTTTAAAAGCTTCAATTCCCCCTCTTGAACTCGATCCTCTTATAGGAATATATCCAAATCTTTTTAAAACCACTGCAGCCAGATCTCCATCTTTACTGAGGCTAACAAGAGGCATTATGCTTTGTTTTCTGTGGACATAAATAGGAAGGATTATCCTTCCATGCCATAACAAAAGAATAACTTTTTCTCCACTTCTTTTTAAGTTTTCAAAATTCTCTCTTCTCACAAATTTTATTTTTGAAGTTTTTGAGATAAAAATAATGATAAAAAAAATCAACTCTTTCAGAATGAAAAGAAACAATTTCCTCATTAATATAAATTTTCTATGATTTCCCCTTTTATTGTCAATTAATTCTAATCAGTAATTTTTATTCTTCCTGTAATAGCAAGGGTTATTTTTATCTGACCTGCTTTGTTGCTGAGAATTATGGTGCACATACTGGTAATTTTTGCATCAGGATGGAAGACAGGGTTGTTGTTGGATTTTATGCTTACATTCTCTGTATGGTAAATTCTTCCATCGATTTCCCAGGTCTTTTTCTCGTTTATATATTTTTCAAGATAGTATGAATTATGTTGAAAGTTTATTCTGTATTTTGTCCCTGAAAAAATTGCCTTGCATTTTGCCAGGTTTAAGCTCATGGAGATTTGAGAAGAAGTAAACTTTAGCTGTTTTAAAGGAATCCAGGTTGAATAAACAGGAACTACTATAATAAGAGTTAACATAAAAATAGAAAGAGTAATGATTATTTCCAGAAGGTTGAAGCCCCTTTCTTTCATATTTGCGAATTCCTCCAGTATAAAAATTGAAAAGAAGATAAATATAACAATCTTTTTGGACTTATTGGGAAGAATTTTGGATAATTCCTTGTTAAATCATAGGGAAAAATTTCAATTTTAAATGGAGAATTTATTTCATGCCCCTGAATGCTACCAATTAATTTGGTTTCATTTTCAAAAATGATTTTTTCAGATATTAAATTTGCATCTACAGTGGTCTTTCCTTTTTCATTCTCTATTTTTATAATACCCTCTTTCTTTTCGAAGTTAAAAAAGTCCCTTCCTGACACAAATATCCCCAGGATACCCTTACTCTTATCATAGAAAGGAAAATCCTTTTCCC
Coding sequences within it:
- a CDS encoding HD domain-containing phosphohydrolase codes for the protein MIREMENSFKILEKENRVLKNLLNAAQLLGKSLEIEDVLEKAMEIAEKTLNAETSSIWELDEEENELFFRMVRGEKAEKIKKKRLKMGQGIAGWVASTKKPLIVEDVKKDLRWNKYFDRESHFITKSILTVPLIAKEKLIGVLQLLNKKGGENFTHSDEEKIMGLASPISIALENARLYQKIKDIFIQTSFALATAIEKRDPYTGGHTKRVLDYSLKISEKMNLSKKENENLRIASILHDVGKIGIPDRILTKKGKLTKGEFEFIKKHSQFGAEILEKIKGLEDAVIGIKHHHEWYNGSGYPSGLKEEEIPVLARIISVADTFDALTTDRPYRKAFSKKVALNILKEYSRIQFCPKTVEIFIQIME
- a CDS encoding lysophospholipid acyltransferase family protein; protein product: MRKLFLFILKELIFFIIIFISKTSKIKFVRRENFENLKRSGEKVILLLWHGRIILPIYVHRKQSIMPLVSLSKDGDLAAVVLKRFGYIPIRGSSSRGGIEAFKAMKDKVFQNIIAIIPDGPRGPGRKLKPGALYLAKQTGSSIIPLTFSCKIKKILKGWDKHLIFSPFNKCAIFYGERFKVPDNLNDSQIEELRKELEEKMVLLDREADEYFK